The Eremothecium gossypii ATCC 10895 chromosome IV, complete sequence genome contains a region encoding:
- the ERG6 gene encoding sterol 24-C-methyltransferase (Syntenic homolog of Saccharomyces cerevisiae YML008C (ERG6)) — protein sequence MSEQDQELRNRQAQFAKELHGESVERSGLTALLGKNREAQQEAVAKYLRHWDGATDAEAEERRLADYNESTHSYYNVVTDFYEYGWGASFHFSRFYTGESFAMSMARHEHYLAHRAGITSGDLVLDVGCGVGGPAREIARFTGCRVVGLNNNDYQIMKGKHYSRKLGLGDQVSYVKGDFMNMDFPDATFDKVYAIEATCHAPSFEGVYGEIYRVLKPGGVFAVYEWVMTENYDETNPEHRRIAYDIELGDGIPKMYSVKVARDALAKVGFEILVDEDRADNDDPVPWYYPLTGEWAYIQTIADLGTFVRTSALGRRVTSAFVSLMETLRLAPRGSSEVVNALESAAAGLVAGGKSKLFTPMMLFVARKPETAE from the coding sequence ATGAGCGAGCAGGATCAGGAGCTAAGGAACAGACAGGCGCAATTTGCCAAGGAGCTGCATGGTGAGAGCGTGGAGCGTAGCGGGCTAACGGCTCTGCTCGGGAAGAACCGGGAAGCCCAGCAAGAGGCCGTCGCCAAGTACCTGCGTCACTGGGACGGTGCGACGGACGCAGAGGCCGAGGagcggcggctggcggaCTACAACGAGTCGACTCACTCGTATTACAACGTGGTGACGGACTTCTACGAGTACGGGTGGGGCGCGTCGTTCCACTTCAGCCGGTTCTACACCGGGGAGTCGTTCGCCATGAGTATGGCGCGCCACGAGCACTACCTTGCGCACCGCGCGGGCATCACAAGCGGAGACCTGGTTCTGGACGTCGGCTGCGGCGTCGGTGGGCCTGCGCGCGAGATCGCGCGCTTCACCGGCTGCCGCGTGGTCGGACTCAACAACAATGACTACCAAATCATGAAAGGCAAGCACTACAGCCGTAAGCTCGGCCTCGGCGACCAGGTGAGCTACGTCAAGGGCGACTTCATGAACATGGACTTTCCGGATGCGACCTTCGACAAGGTGTATGCGATCGAGGCCACATGCCACGCCCCCTCCTTCGAGGGCGTGTACGGCGAGATCTACCGTGTGCTAAAGCCCGGCGGAGTCTTCGCCGTATACGAATGGGTCATGACCGAAAACTACGACGAAACTAACCCCGAACACCGTCGTATCGCCTACGATATCGAGCTCGGCGACGGTATCCCCAAGATGTACAGCGTCAAGGTTGCCCGCGACGCGCTGGCCAAGGTCGGCTTCGAAATCCTGGTCGACGAGGACCGCGCGGACAACGACGACCCCGTGCCATGGTACTACCCGCTCACCGGCGAGTGGGCCTACATCCAGACAATCGCCGACCTGGGCACCTTCGTGCGCACCTCCGCCTTGGGCCGCCGCGTCACCTCCGCCTTCGTGTCCCTTATGGAGACGCTGCGCCTAGCGCCGCGTGGATCCTCCGAGGTCGTGAACGCGCTGGAGTCTGCAGCCGCTGGTCTCGTGGCAGGGGGCAAGTCTAAGCTGTTCACGCCTATGATGCTGTTCGTCGCACGCAAACCAGAGACTGCGGAATAG
- a CDS encoding ADR197Wp (Non-syntenic homolog of Saccharomyces cerevisiae YCR098C (GIT1)): protein MSDNNDAGAVGRHLTHPGTRDLPTSLRSLCVNWYKHSRAEIAIGRRANDSHAHEVSPLPGYRSESFESSPEAEEAEAARRTLLKQKRWAIFTTGAGLFSDGYINNSIGVVNTCLDRIYGDKYRESPSMSNVASLAFAGTVLGQLSFGYFADRYGRKLAMLVGTGMLILFTILAAGAWGKGTSQTEPGGLFAALAAYRFLVGIAIGSEYSTGSPAAAEASNALPRGRRNRWFVWFTNTMIDLGFVVATIVPVILLVAGIKNLTIVWRLTLGLGALPPLSLFYLRTQFKESEEFAKTRFRKKVPYVLVAKFYWFRVAVVSTVWFLYNFSSYAFGTYSSYLLNQILGDDESPTRVFAWNILFTFFYLPGSLLGALLADYIGPRLTLAAGVFIQGIVGFAMAGCLDKLKRNVAGFTVIYGIFMSLGEMGPGDNIGLLASKTTATPVRGQLYGLCAAIGKIGAFTGTYAFPHIIAAAGGEKTTSGLQAPFYLASSLAIISGIITLLFLPCLGQDVINEEDQRLLEYLSNSGYDVNGMGEEDEKGEVITETMPRYSGLPDKGKLG from the coding sequence ATGTCCGATAACAACGATGCCGGCGCTGTCGGGCGCCACCTTACGCACCCTGGCACGCGCGACCTTCCGACTTCGCTCCGCTCGCTCTGTGTAAACTGGTATAAGCACTCCCGGGCGGAAATTGCTATTGGCCGCCGGGCGAACGACAGTCATGCCCACGAGGTGTCGCCTTTGCCCGGATATCGCAGTGAGTCATTTGAGTCGTCGCCAGAGGCCGAGGAGGCGGAGGCTGCGCGACGCACGCTGCTCAAGCAGAAGCGTTGGGCGATCTTTACCACGGGGGCAGGACTGTTCTCGGACGGCTACATCAACAACTCAATCGGCGTGGTGAACACGTGCTTAGACCGGATATACGGTGACAAGTACAGAGAGTCCCCGTCGATGTCGAACGTTGCGTCGCTGGCGTTCGCGGGGACGGTGCTGGGCCAGCTGTCGTTCGGTTACTTTGCAGATCGCTACGGGCGGAAGCTCGCGATGCTGGTGGGAACGGGGATGCTGATTCTTTTCACAATATTGGCGGCCGGGGCCTGGGGGAAGGGCACCAGCCAGACGGAGCCGGGCGGGCTCTtcgcggcgctggcggcgtATCGGTTTCTTGTGGGGATTGCTATCGGGTCTGAGTACAGCACAGGGTCGCCAGCGGCTGCGGAGGCGTCCAACGCGCTGCCACGGGGGCGGCGCAACCGGTGGTTTGTGTGGTTCACCAACACGATGATCGATCTGGGGTTCGTTGTTGCGACTATTGTGCCAGTGATACTACTGGTTGCGGGCATTAAAAACCTGACCATCGTGTGGCGGCTCACGTTGGGGCTGGGCGCCCTGCCCCCCCTTTCGCTGTTTTACCTGCGCACGCAGTTCAAGGAGAGCGAAGAATTTGCCAAGACCCGATTCCGTAAGAAAGTGCCGTACGTCCTCGTTGCGAAGTTCTACTGGTTTCGTGTGGCAGTCGTATCCACGGTGTGGTTCCTGTATAACTTCAGCTCGTATGCGTTTGGGACGTATTCCTCGTATCTGCTGAACCAGATTCTCGGAGACGATGAGTCGCCCACTCGCGTGTTTGCATGGAACATTCTCTTCACGTTCTTCTACCTACCGGGCTCGTTGTTGGGGGCGCTACTAGCGGACTACATAGGTCCCCGGTTGACGCTGGCAGCAGGGGTGTTCATCCAGGGAATAGTGGGCTTCGCAATGGCGGGTTGTCTTGATAAGCTCAAGAGGAACGTAGCAGGCTTCACAGTCATATACGGCATTTTCATGTCTCTAGGAGAGATGGGTCCGGGTGACAATATTGGACTTTTGGCGTCAAAGACCACGGCGACGCCGGTGCGTGGCCAGCTCTATGGCCTCTGTGCGGCGATCGGCAAAATCGGAGCATTTACGGGGACCTACGCATTCCCTCACATAAttgcagctgctggcggcgaGAAGACTACGTCTGGTTTGCAGGCCCCGTTCTATTTGGCTTCATCTCTTGCTATAATTAGCGGGATAATAACCCTATTATTTCTCCCCTGTCTCGGACAGGATGTTATTAATGAAGAAGACCAAAGGTTATTGGAATACTTATCAAATAGTGGCTACGACGTGAATGGGATGGGAGAAGAGGACGAGAAGGGAGAAGTCATTACCGAGACGATGCCTAGATACTCAGGCTTGCCCGATAAGGGCAAGCTAGGCTAA
- the GIS4 gene encoding Gis4p (Syntenic homolog of Saccharomyces cerevisiae YML006C (GIS4)) — MLQDYHGLWSWYLGNLRKGRFEQLVGDEARYSQLKAFLRDCFAHSTGQERRLQLLSFPASVPCDYKILEEFIRQQGNISVAIPRVHATGTEKHYLVDGNYMVHALEGCNLALTENEPFYTDSMSIEERSEIVSGMSLVFDFKPRFEHSTSNPVHSMRSSSSEMHSGSVRDAAFSGLDDMSIRSNESCESFSGQELVRVLTHEGDSQEYQCDSTETRIFRESYSDISSLSQFSNHSVFPSLSITNDFSKFRVVLQSILVYDCEKDRINTAVRQYNNNPNIANCSDDWLLYDNKFSLDNLRILSFVDLMELNRAHPKMLFYSVAEIFNSSPRCSAAGCCAQVHHSQPQLLQRNSFSASTLSRHSLRLLPTVTSANTIERHVRTDVADKGKIPNSPAFCWQKSVDYTEYYQDQLFTRELGLAHNPSYSSRSSNSEQPSERLLPTDSKAVNPIQLSRHVTPVIFSSIQASADVDFEMRASVATKASSRSGLDKISTRGSFSTARQINTDTLPTLLHSISHRKYGLSKPQIGKTLKHKWQRWSSSQGHMTCLIM, encoded by the coding sequence ATGTTGCAAGATTACCATGGACTATGGAGCTGGTACTTAGGGAACTTGCGCAAGGGGCGCTTTGAGCAACTGGTGGGAGATGAGGCACGCTATTCGCAGCTGAAAGCTTTCTTGAGAGACTGTTTCGCACATAGCACGGGACAAGAACGCCGTCTCCAACTGCTATCATTTCCCGCTAGCGTGCCCTGCGATTATAAGATTCTGGAAGAGTTCATACGGCAACAAGGAAACATTTCCGTTGCGATACCACGGGTTCACGCTACGGGAACTGAAAAGCACTACCTAGTCGATGGAAACTACATGGTCCATGCACTTGAAGGTTGCAACCTCGCCCTGACGGAAAATGAGCCCTTCTACACTGATAGCATGAGCATTGAAGAGCGTTCCGAAATTGTTTCAGGAATGTCCCTAGTGTTCGACTTTAAACCGCGTTTCGAACATTCGACCAGCAATCCGGTTCACAGTATGCGGTCCTCCAGTAGTGAGATGCACAGTGGGTCCGTACGAGATGCTGCTTTTTCAGGTTTGGATGATATGTCCATTAGGAGCAATGAGTCGTGTGAGTCCTTCAGTGGCCAAGAATTAGTTCGAGTCCTCACACATGAAGGTGACAGCCAAGAATACCAATGCGATAGCACTGAGACTCGTATCTTCCGAGAATCATATTCCGACATCAGTAGCCTCTCTCAATTCTCCAATCATTCCGTATTTCCTAGCCTTTCAATAACAAATGATTTCTCTAAATTTAGAGTAGTGCTACAATCCATTTTGGTATATGACTGCGAAAAAGACCGGATAAACACTGCTGTGAGGCAATATAACAATAATCCAAATATAGCCAACTGCAGTGATGATTGGCTCTTGTATGATAACAAATTCTCCCTTGATAACCTCCGGATTTTATCCTTTGTTGATCTCATGGAACTGAATCGCGCTCACCCAAAGATGCTCTTCTATTCGGTGGCCGAGATTTTTAATAGCTCACCCAGATGCAGCGCAGCAGGTTGCTGTGCCCAAGTACACCATTCTCAACCGCAGCTATTGCAACGTAATAGCTTTTCAGCGTCAACCTTATCTAGACATTCCCTACGACTTCTCCCCACAGTTACATCAGCAAATACCATTGAACGCCATGTACGCACGGACGTCGCCGATAAAGGAAAGATTCCAAACTCGCCAGCTTTTTGCTGGCAGAAAAGCGTGGATTACACCGAGTATTACCAGGATCAGCTTTTCACGCGGGAACTTGGACTTGCTCATAACCCCTCGTATAGCTCCAGAAGTTCAAATTCAGAACAGCCCAGTGAACGCCTCTTACCCACTGATAGCAAAGCGGTGAATCCAATTCAGCTCTCGCGCCATGTGACACCTGTGATTTTCTCATCTATCCAAGCTTCCGCTGATGTTGACTTTGAAATGCGGGCTTCCGTTGCTACCAAAGCATCATCGCGGAGCGGTTTAGATAAGATCAGTACTCGTGGATCTTTCAGCACTGCAAGACAGATCAACACTGATACCCTACCCACTTTGCTGCACTCAATCAGCCACAGGAAGTATGGGTTATCTAAGCCTCAAATTGGAAAGACATTAAAACACAAGTGGCAGAGGTGGTCCAGTAGCCAGGGTCATATGACATGCCTAATTATGTAG
- the ARO80 gene encoding Aro80p (Syntenic homolog of Saccharomyces cerevisiae YDR421W (ARO80)), protein MGEEEPNPSVEEWTQSSNAGSGRKWRRIYKACLNCRTRKVRCDLGPVDKPREPPCVRCSRERKECIFTELRRGRNRRIRVAKNDRAGHAEPDGGICVANAHGDPSSATGRFSGEPTALSAGSDPSPDSASNRGRDDQSSNSDEPEFSERPELSLSSEFTTLHNTLEFLTKAAGSVAKDNGRLLSSSTAVGKHSAAICESITLQLYNPLHNGQYASVVSGPRNPEAITDQAAASRTPQEEPESTKYPLLRNIEYVGPNNTLTVEEVIRLTELFFVTHYPFFPHIPLHMQDPEELARYPILLCGVLSISARYHKFEDIGLSNRGSPTRNIDVHEYLWRYCQQMISQTVWTEASTRSIGTVLVFLIFTEWNPRAIHRKCNDYANATDRQNEQSHSEKANTAHCGSGIPATERNGPRRFVLADQGSSGLSAMRRSKRMAWMLVGNAVRLAQDMDFINTSSKIFVATHTSETNCAMNMGQNSTLSHSLMNANIIGSESSTAISNPPMPSETEERYKSVLQRLGKHVPRGRGLSQLYNEFLEDERILYGLGGGSEYVEAYCDSLDQTKNNVSIETAYESSLLERGGQQVFLSFAQRAKIELLRIMSVGYETIYSNHAKLVLREKHHILSVLGLLSPQIENWYTQYNSLLVPAGGAPFNPTADFSRINPLDLVRRIDAESIICDYYYCQLYIYSLALTVDFRKPRHPNASWLDRLMKSARYVELAYNAAREVLRSAIRVHRIRMLKYMPTRWVERIVGAVAFIVKCYLTMAAHLTASHEASAILTLSAIPPDEVVNTIQRAAITLREASPDDVHLCNKYSTILMYLCSEMKLRNWPTPTPPLPRSVSGEPIRVPVFECSATPAARIFSPPHHPAESQTTGGTDPPPLPDHTLAAPSSDPAPLDTTSHLPWELIDWLHTSDEIGLDFVEPWTDVIERLMESGPDNIDTNSLY, encoded by the coding sequence ATGGGGGAAGAAGAACCGAATCCCTCCGTGGAGGAGTGGACACAGTCTTCCAATGCCGGTAGCGGCCGCAAGTGGCGCCGCATCTATAAGGCATGCCTGAACTGTCGCACAAGAAAGGTGAGATGTGACCTCGGGCCCGTGGATAAGCCACGGGAGCCTCCCTGTGTGAGGTGCTCGCGCGAGCGAAAGGAATGCATTTTTACGGAACTCCGACGTGGCCGCAACCGCAGAATACGAGTTGCAAAGAACGACAGGGCAGGACACGCCGAGCCTGACGGTGGCATTTGCGTCGCGAACGCGCACGGTGACCCGTCTTCCGCGACTGGGCGCTTCAGCGGCGAACCGACCGCGCTCTCCGCAGGGAGCGATCCGAGCCCGGATAGCGCGTCCAACCGGGGGAGGGACGACCAGTCATCGAACAGCGATGAGCCGGAGTTCAGCGAACGGCCCGAGCTTTCGCTGTCCTCGGAATTCACGACGCTGCACAACACGCTTGAGTTCTTAACGAAGGCAGCCGGTTCCGTCGCGAAGGACAATGGGCGGCTACTTTCAAGTTCGACAGCAGTTGGCAAACATAGTGCCGCCATCTGCGAGTCGATCACGCTACAGTTGTACAATCCTTTGCACAACGGCCAGTACGCTTCCGTGGTTTCTGGCCCTCGGAATCCAGAGGCAATAACGGACCAAGCCGCAGCATCCCGTACTCCTCAGGAAGAGCCCGAGTCTACGAAGTATCCGCTGCTGCGAAACATTGAATATGTGGGGCCCAACAATACATTGACTGTAGAAGAAGTCATACGGCTCACCGAGTTATTTTTCGTTACTCATTATCCGTTCTTCCCACATATACCTTTACACATGCAAGATCCGGAGGAACTAGCACGCTACCCCATTTTGCTATGTGGGGTTTTATCGATATCTGCAAGATATCACAAGTTCGAAGATATCGGGTTGTCGAATCGCGGTTCTCCGACCCGGAATATTGACGTTCATGAGTATCTTTGGCGCTACTGCCAGCAGATGATATCACAAACTGTATGGACTGAGGCCAGTACCCGCTCCATCGGTACAGTGCTAGTGTTCTTGATATTTACCGAATGGAACCCACGCGCCATCCACCGAAAATGCAACGATTACGCAAATGCAACGGATCGACAGAATGAGCAGAGCCATTCTGAGAAAGCAAACACGGCCCATTGCGGTTCTGGGATCCCTGCCACAGAGCGAAATGGGCCCAGAAGGTTTGTACTCGCCGATCAAGGATCATCTGGccttagcgccatgcgacGTAGTAAAAGGATGGCATGGATGCTGGTCGGAAATGCGGTGCGACTGGCGCAAGACATGGATTTTATCAACACCAGCTCCAAGATATTCGTCGCAACACACACTTCGGAGACGAATTGCGCAATGAACATGGGTCAGAACAGTACATTATCCCATTCTCTGATGAACGCAAATATTATAGGCTCAGAGTCAAGCACGGCCATTAGCAATCCACCTATGCCATCTGAAACTGAGGAACGTTACAAAAGTGTTTTACAGAGACTCGGTAAGCATGTCCCTCGGGGTAGAGGCCTATCTCAGCTTTATAATGAGTTTTTGGAGGACGAGCGCATCCTCTACGGCTTAGGTGGTGGAAGTGAATATGTTGAAGCATACTGCGATAGTTTGGATCAAACAAAAAACAATGTGAGCATCGAGACTGCGTATGAATCTTCTTTGCTAGAGCGCGGGGGCCAGCAGGTTTTTCTGTCTTTCGCCCAACGCGCGAAGATAGAGCTACTGAGGATCATGTCCGTTGGTTATGAAACAATATATTCGAACCACGCTAAACTGGTCCTCCGTGAAAAACATCACATACTTTCGGTACTTGGTCTCCTCTCGCCTCAAATCGAGAATTGGTATACACAATACAATAGCCTCCTCGTGCCcgctggcggcgcgccTTTTAACCCCACTGCAGACTTCTCACGTATCAACCCACTTGATTTAGTGAGACGAATAGATGCCGAAAGTATCATATGCGACTACTACTACTGTCAACTTTACATTTACTCCCTGGCATTGACCGTTGACTTTCGCAAGCCTAGGCACCCTAATGCTTCCTGGCTTGATCGTCTAATGAAGAGTGCACGTTATGTCGAGCTTGCATACAACGCAGCCCGCGAAGTCTTGCGCTCGGCCATACGCGTCCATAGGATTAGGATGCTCAAATATATGCCCACACGCTGGGTGGAGCGTATTGTGGGCGCTGTTGCATTCATTGTAAAATGTTATCTCACGATGGCTGCACATTTAACAGCATCGCACGAGGCATCTGCGATCCTGACATTAAGTGCAATCCCTCCGGATGAGGTCGTGAACACCATCCAAAGAGCTGCTATTACTCTCCGAGAAGCGTCGCCAGATGACGTCCATTTATGCAACAAGTACTCTACCATCCTCATGTACCTTTGCAGTGAGATGAAGCTCCGAAACTGGCCTACTCCCACTCCACCATTACCACGCTCTGTTTCTGGGGAGCCTATTCGTGTTCCTGTCTTTGAGTGCTCTGCAACCCCCGCTGCGCGTATATTCTCACCGCCCCACCATCCAGCCGAGTCTCAAACGACGGGTGGTACCGATCCTCCACCTCTACCGGATCATACTTTGGCTGCGCCTAGCTCCGACCCCGCACCGCTCGACACTACTTCACACCTGCCCTGGGAGCTGATTGATTGGCTCCACACAAGTGATGAGATTGGGCTCGATTTCGTCGAACCATGGACCGATGTTATTGAACGCCTGATGGAAAGTGGCCCAGACAATATAGATACTAATTCACTATATTAA